One stretch of Carassius gibelio isolate Cgi1373 ecotype wild population from Czech Republic chromosome B1, carGib1.2-hapl.c, whole genome shotgun sequence DNA includes these proteins:
- the LOC127949202 gene encoding uncharacterized protein LOC127949202 isoform X1, with protein sequence MTKEDKLRRTTLRKRTQTQSQTNKNNLVRDNAGEKHLIFKDLKMQVKKYKKRETEMIFLATIVILICVIASGTKNVSEMNCHPVIRVSRKAVFLAPVMSVLKINCSITLRGCQRKPRVSWCKLYGDECKALNYSNYIRTEWKNITEQEGMAFLVFQNISMEDTGFYRCKEGDMSISHAINVTVTADNTNEEFSLTPNNTIPTTVHDLNTPPNDGLQWFWYFVSICSGIVGLFFMIISFLYIFRRRGRKSTRKYMANKNQYMETHKKGLLLPPHLSLNSDVLTSVQYRF encoded by the exons ATGACGAAAGAAGACAAACTAAGAAGAACAACCCTCAGAAAACGGACACAGACACAAagccaaacaaataaaaataatttggtgAGAGACAACGCAGGTGAAAAGCACCTGATATTCAAGGATTTGAAGATGCAAGTCAAGAAgtacaagaaaagagaaacagagaTG ATCTTCCTGGCCACTATTGTGATATTGATTTGTGTCATTGCCAGTGGCACCAAGAACG TGTCTGAGATGAATTGTCATCCAGTGATCAGAGTGTCACGAAAAGCAGTGTTTCTAGCTCCTGTTATGAGCGTGTTGAAGATAAACTGTTCTATAACTCTACGTGGATGTCAAAGGAAACCAAGAGTCTCATGGTGCAAACTTTATGGAGATGAGTGTAAAGctttaaattattcaaattacaTCAGAACTGAGTGGAAGAACATCACAGAACAGGAAGGGATGGCTTTCCTGGTTTTCCAGAACATCTCAATGGAGGATACAGGTTTCTACAGATGTAAAGAAGGTGACATGTCTATAAGCCATGCTATTAATGTGACTGTGACAG CTGATAATACGAATGAAGAGTTTTCACTCACTCCCAATAACACAA TACCTACAACAGTACATGATCTAAATACACCTCCAAACGATGGTCTGCAGTGGTTTTGGTATTTTGTATCCATCTGCAGTGGAATAGTGGGGCTGTTCTTCATGATCATATCATTTCTTTATATCTTTAGGCGCCGAG GGAGAAAGTCTACAAGAAAATATATGGCAAATAAAAATCag TACATGGAAACACACAAAAAAGGCCTGCTTCTTCCTCCCCATCTCAGTCTGAACTCAGACGTGCTGACTTCTGTTCAATACCGTTTTTAA
- the LOC127949202 gene encoding uncharacterized protein LOC127949202 isoform X2, with the protein MQVKKYKKRETEMIFLATIVILICVIASGTKNVSEMNCHPVIRVSRKAVFLAPVMSVLKINCSITLRGCQRKPRVSWCKLYGDECKALNYSNYIRTEWKNITEQEGMAFLVFQNISMEDTGFYRCKEGDMSISHAINVTVTADNTNEEFSLTPNNTIPTTVHDLNTPPNDGLQWFWYFVSICSGIVGLFFMIISFLYIFRRRGRKSTRKYMANKNQYMETHKKGLLLPPHLSLNSDVLTSVQYRF; encoded by the exons ATGCAAGTCAAGAAgtacaagaaaagagaaacagagaTG ATCTTCCTGGCCACTATTGTGATATTGATTTGTGTCATTGCCAGTGGCACCAAGAACG TGTCTGAGATGAATTGTCATCCAGTGATCAGAGTGTCACGAAAAGCAGTGTTTCTAGCTCCTGTTATGAGCGTGTTGAAGATAAACTGTTCTATAACTCTACGTGGATGTCAAAGGAAACCAAGAGTCTCATGGTGCAAACTTTATGGAGATGAGTGTAAAGctttaaattattcaaattacaTCAGAACTGAGTGGAAGAACATCACAGAACAGGAAGGGATGGCTTTCCTGGTTTTCCAGAACATCTCAATGGAGGATACAGGTTTCTACAGATGTAAAGAAGGTGACATGTCTATAAGCCATGCTATTAATGTGACTGTGACAG CTGATAATACGAATGAAGAGTTTTCACTCACTCCCAATAACACAA TACCTACAACAGTACATGATCTAAATACACCTCCAAACGATGGTCTGCAGTGGTTTTGGTATTTTGTATCCATCTGCAGTGGAATAGTGGGGCTGTTCTTCATGATCATATCATTTCTTTATATCTTTAGGCGCCGAG GGAGAAAGTCTACAAGAAAATATATGGCAAATAAAAATCag TACATGGAAACACACAAAAAAGGCCTGCTTCTTCCTCCCCATCTCAGTCTGAACTCAGACGTGCTGACTTCTGTTCAATACCGTTTTTAA